CGAGCGATTCGGCCTTGTCGAAGCCCTGGCAGACCGCATTGCTGACGTTTTGCAGTCGGAATTGGGACTGGCAAAACTTCTCGTGCGAGTGCGCAAACCCAATCCACCGGTTCCCGTCAATTTCGATGGCGTTGAAGTTGAAGTGAGGCGCGAAACGTGACCTACATTGGCATTGGCGCGAATTTGGGAAATCGGGAAAAAACGCTCCAAGACGCGACGGGTATGATAGATGCAAAACCCGAAATCGCCGTTGTCGCTGCCTCTGCAGTCTATGAAACCGCCCCAATCGGAGTGGCCGACCAGCCGTATTTTCTCAACGCAGTTCTGCAAATCCATACCAGTTTCTCCGCGCGAAGTTTATTGAATTGCCTACTGGCAATTGAGCGCGGATTTGGTCGCGTGCGCCAGACGCGGTGGGGACCGCGCACCCTGGACCTCGATATTTTATTTTACGGCGACAACGTCATCAACCAGCCGGGCTTGCAGGTGCCACACCCACACTTGCACGAGCGCGCATTCGTCCTGATACCGCTTTGCGACCTCAAACCCGATCTCAAACATCCCGTTTTAGATCAATCGATTCAATTTTTGACCGACTCCCTGGGCATGGATTTGCCCGTGCGAAAAATTGAAGGTCTCAATTTGATAAGAAAAAAATAAGGTCGGGGGATTTAGCGTTGCGATATATAGCTATTGAAGGCGTAACAGGTGTGGGCAAAAGGCGTTTGGCTCGTCTTTTGAGGCGTCGTCTAAATGCTCGCCTGATGCTCGAAGAACCCGAAGAAAATCCCTTTTTGCCTTTGTTCTATG
This region of Gemmatimonadota bacterium genomic DNA includes:
- the folK gene encoding 2-amino-4-hydroxy-6-hydroxymethyldihydropteridine diphosphokinase → MTYIGIGANLGNREKTLQDATGMIDAKPEIAVVAASAVYETAPIGVADQPYFLNAVLQIHTSFSARSLLNCLLAIERGFGRVRQTRWGPRTLDLDILFYGDNVINQPGLQVPHPHLHERAFVLIPLCDLKPDLKHPVLDQSIQFLTDSLGMDLPVRKIEGLNLIRKK